Below is a genomic region from Fusobacterium nucleatum.
GCAGTTTTTTACCACAAATTAGTTTAGGTGGAGGAGTAATTGGAACTGGTCTAAGTTTTCTTAACCCACAAAACATTCTTTTTGGAGCTGTCACAGGTTTCTTATCATTATTTAATGGTTTTAAAAATGTTAATGAATATAAAAAAGCTAAGTTGCAATCAGAGGCAGCTTATATACAAAGAGAAGATATTATAATGAACACTATTATATCAGCAGTCAATTCATATAATAATGTTCAAAAAAGTATAGAAGATAAAGAATTGGCAGATATGAATTATAATATAGCTGAACAAAAATTTAAACAAAAAAAATTAGAAAAGGAAGTCGGAAATATTACAGAAGCTGATTTATTAAATGAAATAACTGAACTAGAAAAAGCAGCTAGCCTTAAAGAAAAAGCTGACTATAAATATAGTGTTTCAGTTGAAGCATTAAAAATGTTAATTGAAAAATAGGAGTTTATTATGAAAATAAAATATATATTACTTTTTTTAATAATTTTTATTTTTACAGCTTGTAAAAAAGATGCAGAAGAAGAAATTATAAGACCTGTAAAAATTCAAGAAATAAATTCAATACAGGATGAAAATTTTAACATTGATTTTCCTGCACAAATTTCTCCTACACAAAAAACTGTATTAGCTTTTAAATATGCTGGTAAAATTAAGAGTATAAATTTTGAAAGTGGAGATTTTGTAAGAAAAGGTCAAGTTATTGCCACAATGGATAATAAAGATTATATGGTGAATTTAGAAGCATTTTCTAAAAAATATGAAGCAGCTAAGGCTGTTGCTCAAAATGCAGAAGTGCAATTTTCTAGAGCTGAAAAATTATATAAGGGTGGAGCTCTTGCAAAAAAAGATTATGACAATGCACTTATGCAAAAAAATGTTGCCATTTCAACTTTTAAAGAAGCTAGTGCTGGGCTTGAAAATGCAAGAAATACTTTGAATGATACAAAAATAATAGCTCCTTATGATGGATATATTGATAAAAAAATAGTTGAAGTAGGGACTGTTGTTCCAGAAGGAGGTCCTGTCATTTCTTTTATATCAAATGAAATAACAGATATTTCTATAAACGCTTCATTAAAAAATGTTGAAAATATAAGAAATGCAAAGAATATAGTCTTTAAGGATAATTCATCAGAAAAAGTATATCCTCTTGAAATTAAAAATATTGCTCAAAATCCTGATTCTATCAATTTAACTTATCCAGTTACATTTACTTTTTCAAATCTTGGTAAAGATGAAAAATTTTTATCTGGACAAACAGGTACTGTGACTATATCTGTTAAAAACAATGGAAATCAAGAAATTTTAATTCCATTAGATGCTCTTTTTGAAGATAATGGTTCAAATGTTTATCTATTTAAAAATGGAGTGGCTGTAAAAACGGCAGTAGAAATAGGTGAATTAAGAGAAAGTGATAAAATAAGTATAATTAAAGGATTAAAAAGTGGTGATAAAGTCATAGTTGCAGGAGTGAGTAAATTAGCAGATGGAGAAAAAGTAAAACTTTTAGGAGGAACTAAATGAAAATTATAGAATACTCCATAAAAAATAGGATAGTTATTATCTTTGCTACACTAATTTTAACTGTTGCTGGAATATTTGCATACTTTAAACTCGGAAAACTTGAAGATCCAGAATTTAAAGTTAAAGAAGCAATAGTTGTTACCTTATATCCAGGTGCTTCTCCTGAAAGCGTTGAACAGGAAGTTACAGATAAAATAGAAATTGCACTTAGAAAAATCTCTAATGCAGATGTTGATAGCATATCAAAAGCTGGTTATTCAGAAGTACATATAAAAATAGATGAAAGCACTCCAAGTGAAGAAGTGGATCAACAATGGGATATAGTTAGAAAAAAAATTACTGATGTAAGGGGGAGTTTACCATTAGGAGCATTACCATCAGTTGTTCTTGATGACTATGGAGATGTTTATGGAATGTTTTTTGCAATAACAAGCGAAGGATTTTCCAGAGATGAACTTTATGATTATGTAAAAAGTATCAAAAAAGAATTAGAAAAAACACCAGGAGTAGCTAAAACAACTTTATTTGGGAATAGAGATGCTGTTATAGAAGTATTAGTGGATAAAAATAAATTAGCCAATCTTGGAATAAATGAAAAAATGATAATCTTAGCATTTACAAGTCAAAACATACCTGCTTATGCTAATTCAGTATTGCATGGAGATAAAAATATTAGATTTGATATAGACCAAAGTTTTGAATCAATAGAGGATATAGAAAATTTGGTTATATATTCAGCTCCACCAGTATTAAATATTCAAAAGCCAACAACAGTATTGTTGAAAGATATTGCTGAGGTCAGAAGAACAGAAGTCAGCCCTTACACTACAAAGATGAGATACAATGGTAAAGAAGCTATTGGACTTATGTTATCACCTGTTACTGGAACAAATGTTGTTGAAACAGGAAAAGAAATAAATAAAAAAATTGAACTTCTTAAACAAGATTTACCTTATGGAATTGAAATAGAAAAAGTTTACTATCAACCTGAACTTGTATCCTCTGCAATAAACCAATTTATAATTAATTTGATTGAGTCAGTTGTGGTTGTTGTAGGTATTCTTTTAATTACTATGGGAATTAAAAGTGGTTTAATAATTGGAAGTGGACTTATTCTTTCAATATTAGGAACTCTTATTGCAATGCTAGGAATGAAAATAGATTTACAAAGAGTTTCTTTGGGTGCTTTTATAGTTGCAATGGGGATGTTAGTTGATAATTCAATAGTTGTAGTTGATGGAGTTTTGGATTCACTAGATAGTGGAAATAATAAATATAGCTCTTTAACTAAACCAACAGAAAAAACAGCTATACCACTTTTAGGAGCAACTTTTATAGCAATAATTGCATTTTTACCAATGTATCTTATGCCAACAACTGCTGGTGAATATATAAAAAGTTTGTTTTGGGTTGTTGCTGTTTCATTAAGTTTAAGTTGGATAATTTCACTTACACAGACAACAGTGTTTTGTGATATATATTTAAGTGAAAATAATCTTAAATCTAATAATAGTAGGGGAAAATTATTACATGATAAATTTTCAGCCTTACTTGAAAAAATTTTAATTTATAAAAAACTTTCAGCTTTAATTTTACTTGGAACATTTTTTCTCTCACTGTTATTATTTATAAAAGTTCCATTTTCTTTTTTCCCAGATTCAGACAAAAAAGGCTTTGTAATTAATCTATGGAATCCAGAAGGGACAGATATAGAATATACTAATAAAATTAGTGAAGCAGTTGAAAATGAAGTTTTAAAACAAGATGGAATAATATCAGTAACTTCAGCAGTAGGTGGTTCACCTTCAAGATATTATATTTCTACTATTCCTGAATTACCTAATACAGCTTTATCTCAATTGATAATTTCTGTTAATAAACTTAAAGATATTGATAAAATTCGAAAAGTTGTTGAAGATTATGTAGATGACAATTTCCCAGATACTCGTGTTGAAATTCGAAAATATGCTAATGGTATTCCCACAAGATATCCTATACAACTTAGGATTATTGGAGATGATCCAAATATTTTAAGGGAATATTCTAACAAATTTGGAAATATTTTAAGAAATATTGAAGGAGCAGATAATGTCCAAACTGATTGGAAAGAAAAAAAATTAGTTATAAAACCAGAACTTGATAAAGTAAAAGAAAGAGAAAGTCTTGTAACAAGTTTAGATATTGCAAGCTCATTAAATAGAAGTATCAATGGTATAAAAATTGGCACATTTAAAGATGGAGAAGAAAATATACCTGTCCTTTTTAAAGAAAAAAATGATAGTAGAGAATTTAATATTAACAACTTAGGACAAGTTTCTGTATGGGGCTTAGGGTTTAAGAGCATTCCATTTAGAGAACTTATAAAAAAAGAAAATCTTATCTGGGAAAATCCAATCATAATAAGAAAAGATGGTTTTAAAGCAATTCAAGTACAAGCAGATGTCAGAAGTGGATATAGAG
It encodes:
- a CDS encoding efflux RND transporter periplasmic adaptor subunit → MKIKYILLFLIIFIFTACKKDAEEEIIRPVKIQEINSIQDENFNIDFPAQISPTQKTVLAFKYAGKIKSINFESGDFVRKGQVIATMDNKDYMVNLEAFSKKYEAAKAVAQNAEVQFSRAEKLYKGGALAKKDYDNALMQKNVAISTFKEASAGLENARNTLNDTKIIAPYDGYIDKKIVEVGTVVPEGGPVISFISNEITDISINASLKNVENIRNAKNIVFKDNSSEKVYPLEIKNIAQNPDSINLTYPVTFTFSNLGKDEKFLSGQTGTVTISVKNNGNQEILIPLDALFEDNGSNVYLFKNGVAVKTAVEIGELRESDKISIIKGLKSGDKVIVAGVSKLADGEKVKLLGGTK
- a CDS encoding efflux RND transporter permease subunit; its protein translation is MKIIEYSIKNRIVIIFATLILTVAGIFAYFKLGKLEDPEFKVKEAIVVTLYPGASPESVEQEVTDKIEIALRKISNADVDSISKAGYSEVHIKIDESTPSEEVDQQWDIVRKKITDVRGSLPLGALPSVVLDDYGDVYGMFFAITSEGFSRDELYDYVKSIKKELEKTPGVAKTTLFGNRDAVIEVLVDKNKLANLGINEKMIILAFTSQNIPAYANSVLHGDKNIRFDIDQSFESIEDIENLVIYSAPPVLNIQKPTTVLLKDIAEVRRTEVSPYTTKMRYNGKEAIGLMLSPVTGTNVVETGKEINKKIELLKQDLPYGIEIEKVYYQPELVSSAINQFIINLIESVVVVVGILLITMGIKSGLIIGSGLILSILGTLIAMLGMKIDLQRVSLGAFIVAMGMLVDNSIVVVDGVLDSLDSGNNKYSSLTKPTEKTAIPLLGATFIAIIAFLPMYLMPTTAGEYIKSLFWVVAVSLSLSWIISLTQTTVFCDIYLSENNLKSNNSRGKLLHDKFSALLEKILIYKKLSALILLGTFFLSLLLFIKVPFSFFPDSDKKGFVINLWNPEGTDIEYTNKISEAVENEVLKQDGIISVTSAVGGSPSRYYISTIPELPNTALSQLIISVNKLKDIDKIRKVVEDYVDDNFPDTRVEIRKYANGIPTRYPIQLRIIGDDPNILREYSNKFGNILRNIEGADNVQTDWKEKKLVIKPELDKVKERESLVTSLDIASSLNRSINGIKIGTFKDGEENIPVLFKEKNDSREFNINNLGQVSVWGLGFKSIPFRELIKKENLIWENPIIIRKDGFKAIQVQADVRSGYRVEDVRKRFSKAIKESKIELPKGYKLEWSGEYYEQEKNTEEIISYVPLQLIIMFMTCVLLFGNLKDPIIIFGILPLSFIGILPGLFITGRTFGFMAIIGTISLSGMMIKSAIVLIDEIRYEIYTLKKEPFKAIIDSSASRIRAVSLAAGTTVLGMIPLMFDPLFSDMAITIVFGLTITTMLILFVVPLLYSIFYKIDKPKEN